From the Salarias fasciatus chromosome 16, fSalaFa1.1, whole genome shotgun sequence genome, one window contains:
- the tbc1d4 gene encoding TBC1 domain family member 4 isoform X2, protein MEGKEEKEKLDRRFSLTYIGWSSLDRRTTLPMLPWLVAEIRRRSERGDCGPVMQPRDVQLVLCPPFVRCVPSGSSNPSVFIFEHKAQLISRFIHNSSELCYFAYLLRGQPDNPESEMSCHVFRTCDPSQVPEVITSIRQLSKSALKEDAKPKQEADEAFYNSQKFEVLYCGKVTVGHKKAPSTLIDDCIDKFRQHEIERKRLRLLNGQRGSTESAPVEFLMGAEGDPLSSALSEKAEDPEAPGAEDMTAGGAVPGSGPGPGPGPGLSSTGSQSSLRGSFPECILEDSGFEEPQEFRTRCSSLAGSLQRKPGEGVLMGPQRRRHASAPNNVQPSDADKNRTMLFQVGRFEINLISPDTKTVVLEKNFKDISSCCQGIKQTDHFGFICRHPAESGPSQYVCYVFQCASESLVDEVMLTLKQAFTTAAALQSSKTQIQLCEACPMHDLHKLCERIEGLYPPRAKLAIQKYLSQLNDNEQVEVFERVQRLKPGSDQEENELVILQLRQLCESKQKTHLHIGESPQSAANSSAAGDGAAATSSRFKLDILKNKARTSLTSSLENIFARGASRMRGRLGSMGSISSFDRQDEESPGHSPPGSPPAFPDDDLEGGPQFRRRAHTFSHPPVKKRISFEGQPANQIRQAPLRRQQSVNQELLHNSPAAVSRTRSVSESESSFGLPSAFSAPTFLKSFYQGSLGSLGSLADSGSLKSNGEGRKRTLSGCSSDSLSGGLPLTPRRVSWRQKIFLRVASPMNKPSASMQQTDHCDVGELLPLSPRALNSNVDSLGRLLPRAGDPASGERPKRTGAEYRALWRTAIHQQILLLRMEKENQRLEASRDELHIRKMKLNYQEVSQCSKEAQALWEKKLTAPGRTTVPQDMENMYRALCQGLPKNRRGEVWLLLSHQHRLRHRLPQRQQAPDTAYYDLLKQLTAQQHAILVDLGRTFPTHQYFSAQLGAGQLSLYNLLKAYSLLDTEVGYCQGISFVAGVLLLHMSEEQAFDMLKFLMYDLGIRRQYRPDMVSLQIQMYQLSRLLHDYHRDLYNHFEEHEICPSLYAAPWFLTLFASQFPLGFVSRIFDFVFVQGLEVIFKVALCLLSSHEGEIVECDSFESIVDYLKTTLPALTQAQMEQTIAKVMEMDISKQLHAYEVEYHVLQDEMFEAGPPPDDSDRLDKLEKTNTQLKKQNMDLLEKLQAARQKIQSLETSVENFLSRESKMKHVIRSLEQERAAHQKTIERMRSCLPPDTLTDVEMTQIKTGPNGKAKPAAKKP, encoded by the exons atggaggggaaggaggagaaggagaagctggACAGGAGGTTCTCCCTGACCTACATCGGCTGGTCCAGCCTGGACAGGCGCACCACGCTGCCCATGCTGCCCTGGCTGGTGGCCGAGATCCGCCGCCGGAGCGAGAGGGGCGACTGCGGCCCCGTCATGCAGCCGCGggacgtccagctggtcctcTGCCCCCCGTTCGTGCGCTGCGTCCCCTCCGGCAGCAGCAACCCGTCGGTCTTCATCTTCGAGCACAAGGCGCAGCTCATCTCTCGCTTCATCCACAACAGCAGCGAGCTCTGCTACTTCGCCTATCTGCTGCGCGGCCAGCCGGACAACCCCGAGTCCGAGATGTCCTGTCACGTCTTCAGGACCTGCGACCCCAGCCAG GTCCCTGAGGTGATCACCAGCATTCGCCAATTGTCTAAGTCGGCCCTGAAGGAAGACGCGAAGCCCAAACAGGAAGCCGACGAGGCCTTCTACAACTCACAGAAGTTTGAAGTGCTTTACTGCGGAAAG GTGACAGTCGGCCACAAAAAGGCTCCCTCCACCCTCATCGACGACTGCATCGACAAGTTTCGGCAGCATGAGATCGAGCGCAAGCGCCTGCGGCTGCTGAACGGCCAGCGGGGGTCCACGGAGAGCGCCCCGGTCGAGTTCCTCATGGGAGCAGAAGGCGACCCTCTTTCCTCCGCCCTCAGTGAGAAAGCAGAAGACCCAGAAGCCCCTGGAGCGGAGGACATGACTGCAGGAGG tgctgtgccgggttcgggtccaggtccaggtccaggtccaggcctcTCCAGCACCGGCAGCCAGAGCAGCCTGCGAGGATCATTCCCAGAATGCATCCTGGAGGACTCCGGCTTCGAGGAGCCGCAGGAGTTCCGTACCCGCTGCAGCAGCCTGGCAGGCAGTCTGCAGAGGAAGCCGGGCGAAGGGGTCCTCATGGGCccccagcgccgccgccacgccaGCGCCCCCAACAACGTGCAGCCGTCCGACGCTGACAAGAACCGCACCATGCTCTTCCAG GTTGGTCGTTTTGAAATAAACCTCATCAGTCCAGACACCAAGACAGTGGTGCTGGAGAAGAACTTCAAAGACATCTCATCCTGCTGCCAG GGAATCAAACAGACGGATCATTTTGGGTTCATCTGTCGGCACCCGGCGGAGTCCGGTCCCAGTCAGTATGTGTGCTACGTCTTTCAGTGCGCCAGTGAATCCCTG GTGGACGAGGTGATGCTGACCCTGAAGCAGGCcttcaccaccgccgccgccctgcagagcagcaagACCCAGATCCAGCTGTGTGAGGCCTGCCCCATGCACGACCTGCACAAGCTCTGCGAGAGGATTGAAG GTCTCTACCCCCCCAGAGCAAAGCTGGCCATCCAGAAATATCTGTCCCAGCTGAACGACAATGAGCAGGTCGAGGTTTTTGAGCGGGTTCAG AGGCTGAAGCCCGGATCAGACCAAGAAGAGAACGAGCTGGTGATCCTTCAGCTGAGGCAGCTCTGTGAGAGCAAACAGAAAACCCACCTCCACATCGGAGAGAGCCCTCAG AGCGCAGCTAACAGCTCGGCGGCGGGagacggcgccgccgccaccagCAGCCGCTTCAAACTTGATATTCTGAAGAATAAAGCGCGCACGTCCCTCACCAGCTCCCTGGAAAACATCTTCGCAAGG GGTGCCAGCCGGATGCGGGGCCGCCTGGGAAGCATGGGAAGCATCAGCAGCTTCGACAGA CAGGACGAGGAGTCCCCCGGCCACTCTCCTCCCGGCTCTCCTCCCGCCTTCCCCGACGATGACCTGGAGGGCGGGCCGCAGTTCCGCCGGCGCGCCCACACCTTCAGCCACCCGCCGGTGAAGAAGCGCATCTCCTTCGAGGGCCAGCCGGCCAATCAGATCCGACAGGCTCCTCTCCGCAGGCAGCAGTCCGTCAACCAGGAGCTCCTGCACAACAG TCCCGCGGCGGTGTCGAGAACGCGCAGCGTCTCGGAGAGCGAGTCCTCCTTCGGCCTCCCCTCCGCCTTCTCTGCCCCCACTTTCCTGAAAAGCTTTTACCAGGGCTCCCTGGGCTCCCTGGGCTCCCTGGCAGACAGTGGGAGCCTCAAGAG CAATGGGGAGGGCAGGAAGAGGACCCTCTCTGGTTGCAGCAGCGACTCGCTGAGCGGCGGCCTCCCTCTGACCCCGCGCAGGGTCTCCTGGAGACAGAAGATCTTCCTGAGGGTCGCGTCGCCCATGAACAAGCCATCTGCCTCCATGCAGCAGACAG ATCACTGTGACGTCGGGGAGCTGCTGCCCCTTTCCCCCCGTGCCTTGAACTCGAACGTGGACAGCTTGGGGCGTCTGCTGCCCCGGGCGGGCGACCCGGCGTCCGGGGAGCGACCCAAGCGGACGGGGGCCGAGTACCGCGCCCTGTGGAGGACCGCCATCCACCAGCAGATCCTGCTGCTGCGCATGGAAAAGGAGAACCAGCGGCTGGAGG CGAGCAGGGATGAGCTGCACATTCGCAAGATGAAGCTCAACTACCAGGAAGTGAGCCAGTGCTCCAAAGAGGCGCAGGCATTGTGGGAGAAGAAGCTGACGGCCCCGGGCAGGACCACCGTCCCACAAGACATGGAGAACATGTACCGAGCGCTCTGCCAAG GACTTCCAAAGAACCGGCGCGGGGAGGTCTGGTTGCTGCTTTCCCATCAGCACCGGCTGCGACACCGGCTCCCCCAGCGGCAGCAGGCGCCCGACACCGCCTACTACGACCTGCTGAAGCAACTGACCGCGCAGCAGCACGCCATCCTGGTGGATTTAG GCCGGACCTTCCCCACACATCAGTACTTCTCGGCCCAGCTGGGCGCCGGGCAGCTGTCCCTCTACAACCTGCTGAAGGCCTACTCTCTGCTGGACACGGAG GTGGGCTACTGCCAGGGAATCAGCTTCGTGGCcggggtgctgctgctgcacatgagcGAGGAGCAGGCGTTCGACATGCTGAAGTTCCTGATGTACGACCTGGGCATCAGGCGGCAGTACCGGCCCGACATGGTGTCCCTGCAG ATTCAGATGTACCAGCTCTCCCGGCTGCTGCACGACTACCACAGAGATTTGTACAATCACTTCGAGGAGCACGAGATCTGCCCCAGCCTCTACGCCGCGCCGTGGTTCCTCACGCTCTTCGCCTCGCAATTCCCCCTCGGCTTCGTGTCCCGCATCTTCG ACTTCGTCTTCGTCCAGGGCCTGGAGGTGATCTTTAAAGTGGCGCTGTGTTTGCTGAGCAGCCATGAGGGGGAGATAGTGGAGTGTGACAGCTTCGAGAGCATCGTGGACTATCTGAAAACCACGCTGCCCGCTCTCACTCAGGCACAGATGGAGCAGACCATCGCAAAG GTCATGGAGATGGACATATCCAAGCAGCTGCACGCCTACGAGGTGGAGTACCACGTCCTGCAGGACGAGATGTTCGAGGCCGGACCGCCGCCCGATGACTCGGACCGCCTGGACAAGCTGGAGAAGACCAACACGCAGCTGAAGAAGCAGAACATGGACCTGCTAGAGAAGCTGCAG GCCGCCCGGCAGAAGATCCAGTCGCTGGAGACCAGCGTGGAGAACTTCCTTTCTCGGGAGAGCAAAATGAAGCACGTGATCCGCTCTCTGGAGCAGGAGCGAGCCGCTCACCAGAAGACCATCGAACGCATGCGCTCGTGCCTCCCCCCCGACACCCTGACAGATGTGGAGATGACCCAGATCAAAACAGGACCCAACGGGAAAGCCAAACCCGCAGCCAAGAAGCCCTGA
- the tbc1d4 gene encoding TBC1 domain family member 4 isoform X6, protein MEGKEEKEKLDRRFSLTYIGWSSLDRRTTLPMLPWLVAEIRRRSERGDCGPVMQPRDVQLVLCPPFVRCVPSGSSNPSVFIFEHKAQLISRFIHNSSELCYFAYLLRGQPDNPESEMSCHVFRTCDPSQVPEVITSIRQLSKSALKEDAKPKQEADEAFYNSQKFEVLYCGKVTVGHKKAPSTLIDDCIDKFRQHEIERKRLRLLNGQRGSTESAPVEFLMGAEGDPLSSALSEKAEDPEAPGAEDMTAGGAVPGSGPGPGPGPGLSSTGSQSSLRGSFPECILEDSGFEEPQEFRTRCSSLAGSLQRKPGEGVLMGPQRRRHASAPNNVQPSDADKNRTMLFQVGRFEINLISPDTKTVVLEKNFKDISSCCQGIKQTDHFGFICRHPAESGPSQYVCYVFQCASESLVDEVMLTLKQAFTTAAALQSSKTQIQLCEACPMHDLHKLCERIEGLYPPRAKLAIQKYLSQLNDNEQVEVFERVQRLKPGSDQEENELVILQLRQLCESKQKTHLHIGESPQSAANSSAAGDGAAATSSRFKLDILKNKARTSLTSSLENIFARGASRMRGRLGSMGSISSFDRQDEESPGHSPPGSPPAFPDDDLEGGPQFRRRAHTFSHPPVKKRISFEGQPANQIRQAPLRRQQSVNQELLHNSNGEGRKRTLSGCSSDSLSGGLPLTPRRVSWRQKIFLRVASPMNKPSASMQQTDHCDVGELLPLSPRALNSNVDSLGRLLPRAGDPASGERPKRTGAEYRALWRTAIHQQILLLRMEKENQRLEEASRDELHIRKMKLNYQEVSQCSKEAQALWEKKLTAPGRTTVPQDMENMYRALCQGLPKNRRGEVWLLLSHQHRLRHRLPQRQQAPDTAYYDLLKQLTAQQHAILVDLGRTFPTHQYFSAQLGAGQLSLYNLLKAYSLLDTEVGYCQGISFVAGVLLLHMSEEQAFDMLKFLMYDLGIRRQYRPDMVSLQIQMYQLSRLLHDYHRDLYNHFEEHEICPSLYAAPWFLTLFASQFPLGFVSRIFDFVFVQGLEVIFKVALCLLSSHEGEIVECDSFESIVDYLKTTLPALTQAQMEQTIAKVMEMDISKQLHAYEVEYHVLQDEMFEAGPPPDDSDRLDKLEKTNTQLKKQNMDLLEKLQAARQKIQSLETSVENFLSRESKMKHVIRSLEQERAAHQKTIERMRSCLPPDTLTDVEMTQIKTGPNGKAKPAAKKP, encoded by the exons atggaggggaaggaggagaaggagaagctggACAGGAGGTTCTCCCTGACCTACATCGGCTGGTCCAGCCTGGACAGGCGCACCACGCTGCCCATGCTGCCCTGGCTGGTGGCCGAGATCCGCCGCCGGAGCGAGAGGGGCGACTGCGGCCCCGTCATGCAGCCGCGggacgtccagctggtcctcTGCCCCCCGTTCGTGCGCTGCGTCCCCTCCGGCAGCAGCAACCCGTCGGTCTTCATCTTCGAGCACAAGGCGCAGCTCATCTCTCGCTTCATCCACAACAGCAGCGAGCTCTGCTACTTCGCCTATCTGCTGCGCGGCCAGCCGGACAACCCCGAGTCCGAGATGTCCTGTCACGTCTTCAGGACCTGCGACCCCAGCCAG GTCCCTGAGGTGATCACCAGCATTCGCCAATTGTCTAAGTCGGCCCTGAAGGAAGACGCGAAGCCCAAACAGGAAGCCGACGAGGCCTTCTACAACTCACAGAAGTTTGAAGTGCTTTACTGCGGAAAG GTGACAGTCGGCCACAAAAAGGCTCCCTCCACCCTCATCGACGACTGCATCGACAAGTTTCGGCAGCATGAGATCGAGCGCAAGCGCCTGCGGCTGCTGAACGGCCAGCGGGGGTCCACGGAGAGCGCCCCGGTCGAGTTCCTCATGGGAGCAGAAGGCGACCCTCTTTCCTCCGCCCTCAGTGAGAAAGCAGAAGACCCAGAAGCCCCTGGAGCGGAGGACATGACTGCAGGAGG tgctgtgccgggttcgggtccaggtccaggtccaggtccaggcctcTCCAGCACCGGCAGCCAGAGCAGCCTGCGAGGATCATTCCCAGAATGCATCCTGGAGGACTCCGGCTTCGAGGAGCCGCAGGAGTTCCGTACCCGCTGCAGCAGCCTGGCAGGCAGTCTGCAGAGGAAGCCGGGCGAAGGGGTCCTCATGGGCccccagcgccgccgccacgccaGCGCCCCCAACAACGTGCAGCCGTCCGACGCTGACAAGAACCGCACCATGCTCTTCCAG GTTGGTCGTTTTGAAATAAACCTCATCAGTCCAGACACCAAGACAGTGGTGCTGGAGAAGAACTTCAAAGACATCTCATCCTGCTGCCAG GGAATCAAACAGACGGATCATTTTGGGTTCATCTGTCGGCACCCGGCGGAGTCCGGTCCCAGTCAGTATGTGTGCTACGTCTTTCAGTGCGCCAGTGAATCCCTG GTGGACGAGGTGATGCTGACCCTGAAGCAGGCcttcaccaccgccgccgccctgcagagcagcaagACCCAGATCCAGCTGTGTGAGGCCTGCCCCATGCACGACCTGCACAAGCTCTGCGAGAGGATTGAAG GTCTCTACCCCCCCAGAGCAAAGCTGGCCATCCAGAAATATCTGTCCCAGCTGAACGACAATGAGCAGGTCGAGGTTTTTGAGCGGGTTCAG AGGCTGAAGCCCGGATCAGACCAAGAAGAGAACGAGCTGGTGATCCTTCAGCTGAGGCAGCTCTGTGAGAGCAAACAGAAAACCCACCTCCACATCGGAGAGAGCCCTCAG AGCGCAGCTAACAGCTCGGCGGCGGGagacggcgccgccgccaccagCAGCCGCTTCAAACTTGATATTCTGAAGAATAAAGCGCGCACGTCCCTCACCAGCTCCCTGGAAAACATCTTCGCAAGG GGTGCCAGCCGGATGCGGGGCCGCCTGGGAAGCATGGGAAGCATCAGCAGCTTCGACAGA CAGGACGAGGAGTCCCCCGGCCACTCTCCTCCCGGCTCTCCTCCCGCCTTCCCCGACGATGACCTGGAGGGCGGGCCGCAGTTCCGCCGGCGCGCCCACACCTTCAGCCACCCGCCGGTGAAGAAGCGCATCTCCTTCGAGGGCCAGCCGGCCAATCAGATCCGACAGGCTCCTCTCCGCAGGCAGCAGTCCGTCAACCAGGAGCTCCTGCACAACAG CAATGGGGAGGGCAGGAAGAGGACCCTCTCTGGTTGCAGCAGCGACTCGCTGAGCGGCGGCCTCCCTCTGACCCCGCGCAGGGTCTCCTGGAGACAGAAGATCTTCCTGAGGGTCGCGTCGCCCATGAACAAGCCATCTGCCTCCATGCAGCAGACAG ATCACTGTGACGTCGGGGAGCTGCTGCCCCTTTCCCCCCGTGCCTTGAACTCGAACGTGGACAGCTTGGGGCGTCTGCTGCCCCGGGCGGGCGACCCGGCGTCCGGGGAGCGACCCAAGCGGACGGGGGCCGAGTACCGCGCCCTGTGGAGGACCGCCATCCACCAGCAGATCCTGCTGCTGCGCATGGAAAAGGAGAACCAGCGGCTGGAGG AAG CGAGCAGGGATGAGCTGCACATTCGCAAGATGAAGCTCAACTACCAGGAAGTGAGCCAGTGCTCCAAAGAGGCGCAGGCATTGTGGGAGAAGAAGCTGACGGCCCCGGGCAGGACCACCGTCCCACAAGACATGGAGAACATGTACCGAGCGCTCTGCCAAG GACTTCCAAAGAACCGGCGCGGGGAGGTCTGGTTGCTGCTTTCCCATCAGCACCGGCTGCGACACCGGCTCCCCCAGCGGCAGCAGGCGCCCGACACCGCCTACTACGACCTGCTGAAGCAACTGACCGCGCAGCAGCACGCCATCCTGGTGGATTTAG GCCGGACCTTCCCCACACATCAGTACTTCTCGGCCCAGCTGGGCGCCGGGCAGCTGTCCCTCTACAACCTGCTGAAGGCCTACTCTCTGCTGGACACGGAG GTGGGCTACTGCCAGGGAATCAGCTTCGTGGCcggggtgctgctgctgcacatgagcGAGGAGCAGGCGTTCGACATGCTGAAGTTCCTGATGTACGACCTGGGCATCAGGCGGCAGTACCGGCCCGACATGGTGTCCCTGCAG ATTCAGATGTACCAGCTCTCCCGGCTGCTGCACGACTACCACAGAGATTTGTACAATCACTTCGAGGAGCACGAGATCTGCCCCAGCCTCTACGCCGCGCCGTGGTTCCTCACGCTCTTCGCCTCGCAATTCCCCCTCGGCTTCGTGTCCCGCATCTTCG ACTTCGTCTTCGTCCAGGGCCTGGAGGTGATCTTTAAAGTGGCGCTGTGTTTGCTGAGCAGCCATGAGGGGGAGATAGTGGAGTGTGACAGCTTCGAGAGCATCGTGGACTATCTGAAAACCACGCTGCCCGCTCTCACTCAGGCACAGATGGAGCAGACCATCGCAAAG GTCATGGAGATGGACATATCCAAGCAGCTGCACGCCTACGAGGTGGAGTACCACGTCCTGCAGGACGAGATGTTCGAGGCCGGACCGCCGCCCGATGACTCGGACCGCCTGGACAAGCTGGAGAAGACCAACACGCAGCTGAAGAAGCAGAACATGGACCTGCTAGAGAAGCTGCAG GCCGCCCGGCAGAAGATCCAGTCGCTGGAGACCAGCGTGGAGAACTTCCTTTCTCGGGAGAGCAAAATGAAGCACGTGATCCGCTCTCTGGAGCAGGAGCGAGCCGCTCACCAGAAGACCATCGAACGCATGCGCTCGTGCCTCCCCCCCGACACCCTGACAGATGTGGAGATGACCCAGATCAAAACAGGACCCAACGGGAAAGCCAAACCCGCAGCCAAGAAGCCCTGA
- the tbc1d4 gene encoding TBC1 domain family member 4 isoform X7: MEGKEEKEKLDRRFSLTYIGWSSLDRRTTLPMLPWLVAEIRRRSERGDCGPVMQPRDVQLVLCPPFVRCVPSGSSNPSVFIFEHKAQLISRFIHNSSELCYFAYLLRGQPDNPESEMSCHVFRTCDPSQVPEVITSIRQLSKSALKEDAKPKQEADEAFYNSQKFEVLYCGKVTVGHKKAPSTLIDDCIDKFRQHEIERKRLRLLNGQRGSTESAPVEFLMGAEGDPLSSALSEKAEDPEAPGAEDMTAGGAVPGSGPGPGPGPGLSSTGSQSSLRGSFPECILEDSGFEEPQEFRTRCSSLAGSLQRKPGEGVLMGPQRRRHASAPNNVQPSDADKNRTMLFQVGRFEINLISPDTKTVVLEKNFKDISSCCQGIKQTDHFGFICRHPAESGPSQYVCYVFQCASESLVDEVMLTLKQAFTTAAALQSSKTQIQLCEACPMHDLHKLCERIEGLYPPRAKLAIQKYLSQLNDNEQVEVFERVQRLKPGSDQEENELVILQLRQLCESKQKTHLHIGESPQSAANSSAAGDGAAATSSRFKLDILKNKARTSLTSSLENIFARGASRMRGRLGSMGSISSFDRQDEESPGHSPPGSPPAFPDDDLEGGPQFRRRAHTFSHPPVKKRISFEGQPANQIRQAPLRRQQSVNQELLHNSNGEGRKRTLSGCSSDSLSGGLPLTPRRVSWRQKIFLRVASPMNKPSASMQQTDHCDVGELLPLSPRALNSNVDSLGRLLPRAGDPASGERPKRTGAEYRALWRTAIHQQILLLRMEKENQRLEASRDELHIRKMKLNYQEVSQCSKEAQALWEKKLTAPGRTTVPQDMENMYRALCQGLPKNRRGEVWLLLSHQHRLRHRLPQRQQAPDTAYYDLLKQLTAQQHAILVDLGRTFPTHQYFSAQLGAGQLSLYNLLKAYSLLDTEVGYCQGISFVAGVLLLHMSEEQAFDMLKFLMYDLGIRRQYRPDMVSLQIQMYQLSRLLHDYHRDLYNHFEEHEICPSLYAAPWFLTLFASQFPLGFVSRIFDFVFVQGLEVIFKVALCLLSSHEGEIVECDSFESIVDYLKTTLPALTQAQMEQTIAKVMEMDISKQLHAYEVEYHVLQDEMFEAGPPPDDSDRLDKLEKTNTQLKKQNMDLLEKLQAARQKIQSLETSVENFLSRESKMKHVIRSLEQERAAHQKTIERMRSCLPPDTLTDVEMTQIKTGPNGKAKPAAKKP, translated from the exons atggaggggaaggaggagaaggagaagctggACAGGAGGTTCTCCCTGACCTACATCGGCTGGTCCAGCCTGGACAGGCGCACCACGCTGCCCATGCTGCCCTGGCTGGTGGCCGAGATCCGCCGCCGGAGCGAGAGGGGCGACTGCGGCCCCGTCATGCAGCCGCGggacgtccagctggtcctcTGCCCCCCGTTCGTGCGCTGCGTCCCCTCCGGCAGCAGCAACCCGTCGGTCTTCATCTTCGAGCACAAGGCGCAGCTCATCTCTCGCTTCATCCACAACAGCAGCGAGCTCTGCTACTTCGCCTATCTGCTGCGCGGCCAGCCGGACAACCCCGAGTCCGAGATGTCCTGTCACGTCTTCAGGACCTGCGACCCCAGCCAG GTCCCTGAGGTGATCACCAGCATTCGCCAATTGTCTAAGTCGGCCCTGAAGGAAGACGCGAAGCCCAAACAGGAAGCCGACGAGGCCTTCTACAACTCACAGAAGTTTGAAGTGCTTTACTGCGGAAAG GTGACAGTCGGCCACAAAAAGGCTCCCTCCACCCTCATCGACGACTGCATCGACAAGTTTCGGCAGCATGAGATCGAGCGCAAGCGCCTGCGGCTGCTGAACGGCCAGCGGGGGTCCACGGAGAGCGCCCCGGTCGAGTTCCTCATGGGAGCAGAAGGCGACCCTCTTTCCTCCGCCCTCAGTGAGAAAGCAGAAGACCCAGAAGCCCCTGGAGCGGAGGACATGACTGCAGGAGG tgctgtgccgggttcgggtccaggtccaggtccaggtccaggcctcTCCAGCACCGGCAGCCAGAGCAGCCTGCGAGGATCATTCCCAGAATGCATCCTGGAGGACTCCGGCTTCGAGGAGCCGCAGGAGTTCCGTACCCGCTGCAGCAGCCTGGCAGGCAGTCTGCAGAGGAAGCCGGGCGAAGGGGTCCTCATGGGCccccagcgccgccgccacgccaGCGCCCCCAACAACGTGCAGCCGTCCGACGCTGACAAGAACCGCACCATGCTCTTCCAG GTTGGTCGTTTTGAAATAAACCTCATCAGTCCAGACACCAAGACAGTGGTGCTGGAGAAGAACTTCAAAGACATCTCATCCTGCTGCCAG GGAATCAAACAGACGGATCATTTTGGGTTCATCTGTCGGCACCCGGCGGAGTCCGGTCCCAGTCAGTATGTGTGCTACGTCTTTCAGTGCGCCAGTGAATCCCTG GTGGACGAGGTGATGCTGACCCTGAAGCAGGCcttcaccaccgccgccgccctgcagagcagcaagACCCAGATCCAGCTGTGTGAGGCCTGCCCCATGCACGACCTGCACAAGCTCTGCGAGAGGATTGAAG GTCTCTACCCCCCCAGAGCAAAGCTGGCCATCCAGAAATATCTGTCCCAGCTGAACGACAATGAGCAGGTCGAGGTTTTTGAGCGGGTTCAG AGGCTGAAGCCCGGATCAGACCAAGAAGAGAACGAGCTGGTGATCCTTCAGCTGAGGCAGCTCTGTGAGAGCAAACAGAAAACCCACCTCCACATCGGAGAGAGCCCTCAG AGCGCAGCTAACAGCTCGGCGGCGGGagacggcgccgccgccaccagCAGCCGCTTCAAACTTGATATTCTGAAGAATAAAGCGCGCACGTCCCTCACCAGCTCCCTGGAAAACATCTTCGCAAGG GGTGCCAGCCGGATGCGGGGCCGCCTGGGAAGCATGGGAAGCATCAGCAGCTTCGACAGA CAGGACGAGGAGTCCCCCGGCCACTCTCCTCCCGGCTCTCCTCCCGCCTTCCCCGACGATGACCTGGAGGGCGGGCCGCAGTTCCGCCGGCGCGCCCACACCTTCAGCCACCCGCCGGTGAAGAAGCGCATCTCCTTCGAGGGCCAGCCGGCCAATCAGATCCGACAGGCTCCTCTCCGCAGGCAGCAGTCCGTCAACCAGGAGCTCCTGCACAACAG CAATGGGGAGGGCAGGAAGAGGACCCTCTCTGGTTGCAGCAGCGACTCGCTGAGCGGCGGCCTCCCTCTGACCCCGCGCAGGGTCTCCTGGAGACAGAAGATCTTCCTGAGGGTCGCGTCGCCCATGAACAAGCCATCTGCCTCCATGCAGCAGACAG ATCACTGTGACGTCGGGGAGCTGCTGCCCCTTTCCCCCCGTGCCTTGAACTCGAACGTGGACAGCTTGGGGCGTCTGCTGCCCCGGGCGGGCGACCCGGCGTCCGGGGAGCGACCCAAGCGGACGGGGGCCGAGTACCGCGCCCTGTGGAGGACCGCCATCCACCAGCAGATCCTGCTGCTGCGCATGGAAAAGGAGAACCAGCGGCTGGAGG CGAGCAGGGATGAGCTGCACATTCGCAAGATGAAGCTCAACTACCAGGAAGTGAGCCAGTGCTCCAAAGAGGCGCAGGCATTGTGGGAGAAGAAGCTGACGGCCCCGGGCAGGACCACCGTCCCACAAGACATGGAGAACATGTACCGAGCGCTCTGCCAAG GACTTCCAAAGAACCGGCGCGGGGAGGTCTGGTTGCTGCTTTCCCATCAGCACCGGCTGCGACACCGGCTCCCCCAGCGGCAGCAGGCGCCCGACACCGCCTACTACGACCTGCTGAAGCAACTGACCGCGCAGCAGCACGCCATCCTGGTGGATTTAG GCCGGACCTTCCCCACACATCAGTACTTCTCGGCCCAGCTGGGCGCCGGGCAGCTGTCCCTCTACAACCTGCTGAAGGCCTACTCTCTGCTGGACACGGAG GTGGGCTACTGCCAGGGAATCAGCTTCGTGGCcggggtgctgctgctgcacatgagcGAGGAGCAGGCGTTCGACATGCTGAAGTTCCTGATGTACGACCTGGGCATCAGGCGGCAGTACCGGCCCGACATGGTGTCCCTGCAG ATTCAGATGTACCAGCTCTCCCGGCTGCTGCACGACTACCACAGAGATTTGTACAATCACTTCGAGGAGCACGAGATCTGCCCCAGCCTCTACGCCGCGCCGTGGTTCCTCACGCTCTTCGCCTCGCAATTCCCCCTCGGCTTCGTGTCCCGCATCTTCG ACTTCGTCTTCGTCCAGGGCCTGGAGGTGATCTTTAAAGTGGCGCTGTGTTTGCTGAGCAGCCATGAGGGGGAGATAGTGGAGTGTGACAGCTTCGAGAGCATCGTGGACTATCTGAAAACCACGCTGCCCGCTCTCACTCAGGCACAGATGGAGCAGACCATCGCAAAG GTCATGGAGATGGACATATCCAAGCAGCTGCACGCCTACGAGGTGGAGTACCACGTCCTGCAGGACGAGATGTTCGAGGCCGGACCGCCGCCCGATGACTCGGACCGCCTGGACAAGCTGGAGAAGACCAACACGCAGCTGAAGAAGCAGAACATGGACCTGCTAGAGAAGCTGCAG GCCGCCCGGCAGAAGATCCAGTCGCTGGAGACCAGCGTGGAGAACTTCCTTTCTCGGGAGAGCAAAATGAAGCACGTGATCCGCTCTCTGGAGCAGGAGCGAGCCGCTCACCAGAAGACCATCGAACGCATGCGCTCGTGCCTCCCCCCCGACACCCTGACAGATGTGGAGATGACCCAGATCAAAACAGGACCCAACGGGAAAGCCAAACCCGCAGCCAAGAAGCCCTGA